AAAAATCGAAGCTTTGAACGAAAAACATCCGGAGAAGCCAATCATGAAAGTGAACTACGGCAAGGAAACGGTGGAAGTGTTGTTCAAATTTACGAAGCTTGTTCGTAACATCGGATTTATTTTTGTCGGGGGACTGGGTCTCATGTCCATGTTCCTGATCTCGAATACGATTCGCGTAACGATTCTGGCACGTCGCCGGGAGATCGGAATTATGAAGTTGGTTGGTGCAACCAATACCTTTATTCGCTGGCCTTTCTTTATTGAAGGTGCACTCATTGGATTTATTGGCTCGGTCATTACGGTTGGTGTGCTGTTTGTTGGATACAGCCAGTTGATGAAGACGATTGGTCAGGATGTCTTCATGCAGATGCTTAACTTGATTCCGCTCGGCGAAATCTGGGGGCTGTTTGGAACACTGTTGATCGGACTCGGTGTGCTGGTAGGTATTTTGGGAAGTACACTGTCCATTCGGAAATCACTCAACGTTTAATTTTGTTTTCAACGATCGAATTGCAGAATATGTCGAAAAGAATGGTAAAGCAGGTTCATTAATGGACGCTGTTTGACGATATGTAGGAAAGACGGAGTCTTTTAAGATTGAAGAAAGCAAAGAACATGCTGTTCACCACCTGTGCAGGTTGCTTTCTTGTGAAATCATAGGATGGGGGATCATCATTTTGAAAAAAACCGCTTCGCTGCTGGCCTTTACGTTATTGGCCAGTTTGACGCTTCAACCTTCTGACGGATATGCCAAGAGTAGCATCAGCGATATTGACCAACAGATTCAGCAACTGGAGAGCAAGGCGGCTTCTGCCAAGCAGGAGCAAAAAAAAGCGGCTTCCAACAAAAAGGAAGCACAGCATTACAAGAACAAAACCAACGCTTATCTGAAGGTTGTCATGGAACAGATCAATGTCGTTAGTGATGAACTGGCGAGTGTATCCTTGCAGATCGAGAACACGGAGGAAGATCTTCGTACAACGAAAAAAGATCTGCAAGCGGCAGAAGAACGCATTGTTGCAAGGGAAAAATTGTTGGAGTCACGCGTGCGCCTCATGTATACGGACGGTGCTGTATCCTATCTGGATGTATTGTTGTCCTCTACTAGCTTCACTGACTTCCTGACCCGTGCGGATTCACTCAAAACGATTGTGGATCAGGATCAGCATCTGCTGGATGAGCACAAAGCGGACAAGCAACTTGTCGTGGACAAAAAGGCAGAATTGGATGTGCAATATGCGGAAGCCAAGAGCCTGTATGCACAGAAGAAACAGCGCAAGTCCCAATTGAATGAAAAAGAAGCGGAAAAGCAAGTGCTTCTCGCTTCATATGATGCTAAAATTGAAGAGTCAGAAGAGCTGACACAAGAGCAGGAAGATGTATTAATGCAGATTGCCAGCAAACGTTCGGCACTTCTTCAAGAGAAAAATAAATTGCGTGAACAGCAGGCAGCAGCCGCAGCCAAAGCAAAAGCCGCGGCAGCAGCCCGGGCGAAAGCTGCAGCCAAGACACCAACCAGAGTGAGTTCGGATAGCAGCAGTGAGGTCACGTATTCATCCGGTAATGGTATCTTCTCAAGACCGGTATCTGGAGGACGTATTTCTTCTGGATTCGGTCCCCGTACCCATCCGATTACGGGTGTAGTGGGTAAGATGCATGCCGGTGTCGATTTTGCTGTTCCTCAAGGAACTTCGGTTCACGCTGCTTCTGGCGGAATCGTGATCATGGCTGAATGGTATAGCGGTTATGGTTATACGGTTATTGTGGACCACGGCGGTGGACTATGGACGTTATATGGTCACTTGCGCGAAGGTGGATTCAAAGTCAGCAAGGGAGACACAGTAAGCAAAGGGGATACCATTGCTGAGTCAGGAAATACAGGGAACTCTACTGGACCTCACTTGCACTTTGAAGTGAGAGATAACGGTACCGCTGTAAATCCGATGAACTATTTGTAATTATTGCTCCATTGTTCGAATGGAAAAAACATATTCCGTACAAGCTAGACATATACTAAGCTGGCATGTTCAGGGAATGGATTCTGGCAACAATGGAATCGGACACGCTTCAAAACTAAAGGCGGTGACAAACGGATGATGAAGAAAAGATCGGCGCTACTGCTTGTCATTGTGGGTCTCCTGGGTGGTAGTTTGCTAACCCTGGTACTAATGACTTACCCGGGAATAGCAAATCAAACCACAGCGGGCGAAGGTTTGCTGGCTAGTGTAACCGGCAATACACAGCAGAAGAACGATTTGAAAAAGATTGAAACTGCGATGGATTTGATCTCAAGCAACTATTATAAAGACGTGGATCAGACCAAATTGATTGACGGTGCGATCAACGGCATGATGGAATCGCTTGATGATCCGTACTCCAACTATATGGGGCAGGAAACGGCTGCTCAGTTTGAAGAGTCGATCGAAGGTTCATTTACCGGTATTGGCGCAGAGGTATCCTCACAGGATGGAAACGTTGTTGTTGTTTCCCCAATCAAAGGATCACCTGCCGAGAAAGCGGGTATTCGTGCAAAAGACATGATTATGTCAGTCAACGGCGAATCCCTGCAAGGTTTGGAACTGAACAAGGCTGTCAACAAAATCAGAGGTCCCAAGGGCAGTGAAGCGAAGGTACAGGTCAAACGTGCCGGATCTTCCGAGCTGATTGAATTTGTCATTGTACGCGATGACATTGATCTGGAAACCGTATATGCTCACATGGAGGATGGCGGAATTGGCGTTATTGCCATTACTCAATTCTCTTTGAATACAGGCGATCGCTTCAAGGAAGAGTTGGCGAAGCTTGAGAAGCAGAACATGAAAGGTCTGGTCATCGACGTACGGAATGACCCAGGCGGTGTATTGCAAGTTGTTATTGATATTGCTGAACAGTTTGTTCCTAAAGGCAAGGTTATTGTGCAAGTTGAAGACAAGAACGGCAAAAAGGAACAAAGCAAGTCCAATGGATCAGCCAAAACATATCCAGTCACAGTCCTGATGAACAAAGGCAGTGCGAGTGCGTCGGAGATTTTGGCCGGTGCATTACAACAGTCAGCAGGTGCTAAGTTGATTGGTGAAAACTCCTTTGGTAAAGGAACCGTTCAGACGAGTTATGACAAGCAGATGGGTGACGGCAGCTTGCTGAAGATCACCATTGCCAAGTGGCTCACTCCGAACGGAGACTGGATTCATGAAAAAGGAATCAAACCGGATATTGCGGTAGACCAGCCGGATTATTTCTCGGTGGCACCGATTAACAAAGAGAAGTTACCACTGAAATATGACAGTAATAGCACGGATGTGAAAAGTGCGCAGACGATGCTGAGAGGACTCGATTTCAAACCGGATCGTGTGGATGGATACTACGACCAGAAGACGGAAGAAGCGGTCAAGGCATTCCAGAAGCAAAAAGGCATTCAGGCTACAGGCCAGATTGACGAGAAAACCGCTGAAACACTGGAAGCGGCTCTGATTGAACGTATTGCCAATCCTCAATATGATGCACAGCTGAAACGCGCGATCGAAAATGTCTCGAAGGATATTTCGTCCGCTGTGTCGAAGCCATAAAGAAGGCTGATTTTCAGCCTTCTTTTTTTCTGAACCGGCTGAAAGAGAGGGGTGACCGACCACAATGGAATGGGTATGGCCGTGGTTAACTACATTAGGGGAAGCTATGTTGCAGTTGTTTATTCAGCCGTTTTATTATATTGCGGTGATCCTGATTGCGCTGATCTATCATCGTCAGTTACTGCAGGAGCGTAAATTGTTCCATGTTCGTTTGCAAAGCTCGATAACACAGACGATTCGTGCCGTGCTCGGAGGCATACTCATTGGTACCATCGTCTCAATTGTGTCCCTATTCCTCGGTGCACATCTTACACTGGGAAGCCTGATATGCATATGGGCTGCAACGTTAATTCTATCTTTGTTCCGCATACGGTATCTGTGCTTTGCTTATGCGGCCGGGTTACTGGGTGTGCTGCAATTTGGTTTGAATCTGGCTTCAGGCTGGCAACCATCGGGTTGGATGGGTAGTGTAACGGAAACGCTACGTACCCTGGATATGCCTGCACTGCTTGTCCTGGCGGCCCTTCTACATATGGGTGAAGCCTTGTTGGTACGCATGCAGGGGGTATCGATGGCATCACCGCTTCTCTTCGAGGGAAAACGTGGGAAACTGGTTGGGGGATATCAACTGCAACAGTTCTGGGCCATTCCTCTACTGATTCTTGTTCCAGTCACAGGAGGTGGCGCGGAGCTGGCATGGAATCCACTGATGAATGCAGGTCATAGTTACATGCTGGTTGCGTTGCCGATTATGCTCGGATTTGGTGAGATAACACAGAGTATGCTTCCGGGACAAAAGGTGCAGATCTCATCAAAGCGGTTGATGGTATATGGGGCAACTTTGCTCGTGTTCAGTTTGCTTGCTGCATGGTGGTCTCCACTCATGGTGGTTGCAGCGCTGATCGCATTTATTGGACATGAATTTCTGGTATGGTACAGCGCGTTTGAAGAGCAAAATCGCAGTCCGGTATTTGTCCATCCGCAGCATGGATTGAAGGTACTGGCTGTTATTCCGGAGAGTCCTGCTGCAGATTTGGGGATTGAAGCAGGAGAGACCTTGTACAAGGTGAATGGTAAGTTGGTTCATTCGCCGGAAGAGTTACATCGTGCTCTGCGGATGAACCCGGCTTTTTGCAAACTTGAGGTTCGCAATCACCAGGGAGAAAGCAAGTTCATGCAACGAGCGATCTATGAAGGGGAGCATCATCAGCTTGGGGTCATTATGGCACCGGACAATCACGAGGTCTGGGCGATTCGGTTACGTCCACTGACGCTGTTCCATGTCATCAACCTCAAATTGTTTGCCCGTCTGAAAAAACCACAAAGGGACGAAGCTCCCTTGGCGTTACCGCCAGCCCCTGTGGCCAGTGATAAAGGGTCCGTGGAGATGTAACTAGCATACGTGATGAATTAGTTGCATAAATCAAGCAATGAAAAAGGTATTTCCGAGCGCCGTCACAGGCAAGGGAAATACCTTTTTTTTGTTATTGTTTTAACATAAAGATGGCGATTTGGGTCCGATCACGCAAGCTCAGCTTGCCAAGAATATCCGTGACGTAGTTTTTGACCGTGCCTTCACTGAGGAACAATTTGGCGGCAATTTCCTTATTGGATAAACCCTCCGATATGGCCTCGGCAACCGCCAGCTCCATACGTGTCAGTCCATAGGCTTCGATTGGGTTCTGTGTCAGGGGAATCGCAGCAGGACGAAGAAGGCCTGCCAATTTGCGGGCAATATCCGGATGGATTAACATATCGCCGTTATGTACGGTCTTAATGCCTTGAATGATCCGCTCGGGGGGGACGTTTTTGAGCAAATAACCGCATGCTCCATTCTGCAATGCCTGAATAATATACTCATCGTCGTCAAAAGTAGTTAGCATGAGCACCTGATTTTCAGGAAAACGCGCCTTGATGCGTTTGGTACCTTCAACTCCGTCACATTCCGGCATCCGAATATCCATTAAAACCACGTCCGCAGGCGTTCCTGCTTCAAGCAATTCCAACGCTTCCTGCCCGTTTGAGGCTGTGCCTGTAACACTAATGCCGGAGCCGAGTCCAAGTAGCACTTTCAGGCTTTCGCGAATGAAATAGTCATCGTCGGCGAGAATCAGCCGGATAAGCGGAGGGTGGACTGAATCATTCTTGTTGTTTACATCATTCCGTTCGGACATGAGAACATTCACTTCCTTTTTTCAGAGTATATTCAACTGGTTCGTTATTGGAATGCGTGTAATCACTGTATACGGATAAGCCGATTGGATCTCCAAGGTACCTCCCACCATTTGTGTACGCAGAAGCATACCTTCCTGTCCTATGCCATTTCGCTTGGAAGAAGGAGGATTGATTTTGCCATCATTACTCACACTCATACACACTTCTTGATCCCCGAATACCAACTCCACTGTGATTGAAGAAGCATTTCCATGTCGCAGGGCATTGGTCAAGGCTTCTTTGGCATTTTTGAACAAAACGATCTGTATGCTGGGATACAGCACATGGGATGGGCCATGAACTTCATAATTTGTCTTCACGCCGGTATCTCTGCCCACTTCCTCTAGGAGACGATCCAGGGCGTAGGCTTCGGATGCATAGGAATTAGGTTGCAGTTTGTGTAGTGTGCTGCGCATATCATCCATACTATCGGCCAATTGATCGCGAATCTGTCTCACCATTTCCGTTCCTTGTTCCATATCGAGGGGGAGGGTCAGCAGGGCGGCTTCCGACATCATTTTGGTGCGAATCAGTCGATGCCCGATATCGTCATGAAGCTGTCTGGAGATACGGGTACGTTCCTCTGCCTGAGCCACTCCTTCAAGTTGCTTTGTAAATAACAGCAGCTGCGCACGAGTTTCTTGTAGCTCGTAATGTTTGCTGCGAAGTTCGTCATAGACTTGTTCCAGTTGTCCACGGCTGTTCGCCGTTCTTGATCCCTGCCAGGACAGAGCCGCTGTGATGAGCAGAAGCAGGTTGCCAAGAACCATCGCAGTTGTCTCTGTGGAGAGTAATGTAGTGTCGGTTGTAGTTGTATTTAGTGTGGTTAACCCTGGCTGCGATGCCTGTGGGACAGAATAATGCCAATGCAAAGCGACATTGTTAGCGACAAGCTGAATTGCAAACATCAACCATCTCCGATTTCCCTCCAGTCTGTATATATACACGTAGAGCACGGATAGAGAGAGGAATAGCAGAAACGGTCCATACGAAGCAATCAGCCAGCAGCTCCAGAGTATTTCGGTCAGAAGCAACAGCCACTGCTGTGTACTTGAACGATTGAAATCTTTCCACACGGAGAGTCCAAGTGCAATGATGATATACAGGGTGTAGACGGCTTCATTTTCCAAGGGCAGCATCAACATGTACAGTACTGCTGGAACGATAATTAATCCATATTGCAGAAACCGCATTGGCATATGTAAATGACATCCTTTATATAAAAAGTGGAGTAGAAAATCTCTTGGTAATGCGCCCTTGATTATACCATAAGCAGCATTCGAATCAGGAGATGACTTAAGTCACCTTCGATTCATGACTTTCTGTACCTTCGCTACAAATTGCTATCCGTTACAATAAAATTATGAAATCCAGCGGCGAAGGCCGAAACGGAAAAGGGGCGTAAAAGGGATGGGTATACTTGAAGTAGATCATGTAGTAAAACGATACGGCAGCAAGCTGTCCGTGGATCATTTGAACCTTAGTGTTGGCAAAGGCGAGATTTTTGGATTGCTTGGTCCCAATGGAGCAGGAAAAAGTACCACCATCAGCATGATTGCAGGGCTCCTGAATATGGATCAGGGTGAGATCAGATTAGATGGGATCTCGGTCAAGGAGCGACCGCTTGAAGTAAAGCGCAAGATCGGACTCGTTCCGCAGGATCTGGCTTTATACGAAACCATGTCTGCTGCGGAGAATGTGACCTTTTTTGCCAGACTGTATGGACTGCGTGGAAAATTGCTTAAGGAAAGAGTGCAGGAGTCTCTTGAATTTGTAGGGTTGCAGGATAAAGCAAAGGATGCCCCCTCGACCTTCTCTGGCGGTATGAAACGCAGGTTAAACATCGCATGTGCGATTACACATCGCCCGGATCTCATTATTATGGATGAACCTACAGTTGGCATTGATCCGCAATCTCGGAATCATATTCTTGAATCGGTACGGACACTCAACAAGATGGGTTCAACGATCATATATACAAGTCATTACATGGAGGAAGTGGCGGCGATTAGTCACCGGGTTGCGATTATGGATCAGGGGCGAATTATTGCCTGTGGGACTGAAGCAGAGCTGAGAGAACGGGTAGCATCGGAAGAAAAAGTAGTGCTCTCCACTTCCGGTATCGTTCCCGACGTCGTGGAAGAATTGAAACTTCACCCCCGTGTGCGGATGGTAGACGTTTCAGAGAATACACTGACCATTACGCTGCCTTCGGCACAGCAGGATCTCCAGGATCTGCTCTTCATTTGCAGCAAACATGAAGTATCCATTCAGTCGCTCAAGGTCGAAGAGCCGGATCTGGAAACGTTGTTCCTCAATCTGACCGGGCGTACGCTTCGGGACTAGGGGGAGCAAGAGATGAATATATGGCATATTTGCATCTTTGAATTAAGGCGTATTCTTAAGATTCGATCTGTAGTGTTAAACCTCTTTATTTTGCCGTTGTTACTGATTTTTATATTGGGCACGGCACTTTCCAGTACGATGGGTACGGCGGAGGATGTTATTCCCGATACTGTACGTGTGGGAATCATCCATTTGAGCACTGAATCTGGGGGAGGATCAAGTACGGTTAATCAAGCGCTGGATACATTCGTTAAATCCCCGGAAGTGGCTGAGATGGTCAGGGTGCAGAACTTTACGACTGAAGAGGAGGCCGTTCATGCGCTGCGTACCGACAAGCTGGACTTTGCTGTAATGATTCCTTCGGATTTTGAGCAAAACGTGATGATGGGGAAAGAGGCCAGGTTACAGTGGATACGAGGAAAGGACAACACACTTAATACCTTGGGTGAAACTTTGTTCACACGTTTTACGGATGAATGGAACCGACAGATGGCGATTACCAAAGTGCTCGGTCCGCAAGTAATTGCTGCCATGGCCTCTGCTTCGGAGTCTGGTACGGCGAATTCCACCTCCATTGCTGTCACTAATCCCGGTAAGACAGGTACGGCGTATAGTGCCTCCCAATACTATGCAGCTTCCATGCTGGCAATGTTCATGTTGTACTCGGGCATGACAACCAGTACCAGCCTTTTTGGAGAACGGGATAACAAAACGTTAATTCGCCTTCAGGCTGCGCCGATAGGTAACGGAGTTATTTTCGCTGGAAAAATTGCAGGCAATAGTCTGCTCGCTTTCTTACAAGCAACAACGATCATCCTTATGACGTATTGGTTCTACGGTGTGGATTGGGGAACCCATCCTGGGTATATTGTGCTGACTTGTGTATGTATCACATTGGCCTCCATGACCCTTGGCGTGATCGTTGCACTGGTATGCAAAAGCACAGCATCGGCCAGTGCAACCTTACAAGGTATCATCGTTGCCATGACATTCATCAGTGGTGGGTTCATGCCCATTCCGATTGATTTTGTACAACGGCTTAGCCAATTTACGGTTAACCACTGGGCGCTCCAAAGTTTTCTGAGAATGATGCTGGATGCACCTGTACGAGAGATTGTATATAACATTCTGATGTTAGGCGTGGTATGCGCTGTATTATTGTTCATCTCAGGATTGATCTATAGAAAGGCAGGATACCGATATGAATAGTCTACACATCGCCAGGTTGATGATTAGACGTACACTTGGCCGTAAAATGGGCTTCATTACGTTTCTGCTTCTGCCTTGCCTGGTGGTTACAGGAGCGGTTGCTCTTTTTGGAAGCGAGCAGATTGCACGTACTGTTATTCCCTATGTGAATGAGGACGGAGGGGTGGCAGGGACATGGATGATTCATGAACTTGCTGACAAAGAGGAGTATCTGCTCAAGCCGATGAATAACCAAGCAGAAGTGAAGGAAGCTATCGCTCAGCAAAAAGGAAGCTCTGGCATCATCATTCCGGCACATTATACGGAGGATCTGTTACAAGGAAAGCCAACCGAAATTCAATTGGTGGAACTGCGTATAAGTGAAAGTTCCTATACCCTACGAGCAGCAGTTGAAGGTTTGACGAGCGGATTGTTACAATCTGTTTCAGCTGTTAAGGTGGCGGCAGGTCCTGTCTCAAGTGAGACTGACATATTATCGAGTACACAGAAGCCATTTGAACAGCTTTTACAGGAGATAGGAAAACATCAGGTTGCTGGTGAAGTTACCGATCTGCAAATCTATCCCAAGCCAGGCCTGAACAATGTGACTGGATTTACGATTATGTTTATGATGGGGCTGCTGACCAGTGCAGTGGCTGTGATAATGGAAGATCGCAGGAAACGTACGATGGCCAGAGTATATACGGCACCCGTCCGTGCATATGAGATTGCGCTTGGTAACTTCCTGGGTAGCTTTGTCATTGGCTTGATTCAGATTGTTCTCGTTTTGGGAGTCAGCAGGTGGCTGCTGCATTATGATGCCGGTATTCCTTTTGGCATTCATTTCATGATATTGGCGGCATTCATGCTGGTCTCCATGGGGATCGCAAGTACCGTGGCAGGATTAATCCGGAATCCCAAAAATGCCAACATGCTGAATTCACTTGTCATTATGCCAACCTGCATGATAGGTGGTTGTTTCTGGCCGATCTCGTTGATGCCGGATTATATGCAAAAGCTCGCCAACTTTGTTCCACAGAAGTGGGCGATTCAGGCTGTGGAGGCGATCTCTGCTGGCGGTACATTGTCGGATATCACATTGCCACTATTGATTTTGTTTGGCATGGCTGCCATTTTGCTGACTGTAGGCTCTGCGATTCTACGCCCTAGCCAGCCAGGAGTAGAGGCATAAGGTTATACGACATAAAAAAAGCACGCTCTGCTGAATTGAATTCAGTTAGAGCGTGCTTTCTTTGCATAAGGAATGTGTATTATGTGAGATATTGATAATTAAGGTTGGAGTTGACGCAGGACCGTTATTTCGACCCGACGGTTCTTTTGTCTTCCGGCGGCTGTGGTGTTGTCACCCGTTGGGCGAGTATCCGCATATCCGGCATACTGGAAGCCGTCCGGGTTAAGCTTCTCTGTATCCAGAAAGAATCGCAATACAGACAGTGCACGTTCTCCGGAAAGTTCCCAGTTGTCTTTGTACGTGGAGTTGGCCCCGACCGGAATATTGTCCGTATGTCCTTCGATGCTGACAACGGTATTCAGATCCCGAAACAGACTTGCCAGCTTGGTCAGTGTGGGTGCAGCATCCCCTTTGAGGGCAGCTTGCCCCTGATCAAACAGGAAGCGGTCACTGAGGGTAATGGAGAGGCCTTGTGGCTTGTCCGCAACAAAAATCTGATTTTCCAGTTTATTATCCTCGATATATTGGGTAATCACATTGAACAGATTTTGCAATTCCTGCTCCTGTGATCTGAACTGTTCTTCCCGTTCTGTGAGAGGCTTGTTGTCATCATCTGGTGTTGCAGTCCCGGTATCGGAAGGGTTTCCTTCACCTTTTGAAGGGTCTTCACCCTGCACCTCGGATGGTGGAGTCTCTGTAATCGTTTGACCGGGTTTCTCACCGAGTCCCTCACCAAGCTCAAGGATAGAGTCGGACGCATTAAATGTATTTTGTAACGATTGAGTAACGACGTCATATTTACCTGAATCCAGATTGCTCATGGCATACATGATGACAAAAAAGATCAAAAGCAGAGTTATGAGATCGGCATAAGTAATCATCCAGCGATCCCGATGATCGATAGTTTCACGTTTTCCGCGCCGTTTACTGCGCCGACTCATCCAATCCCTCCTTTGCTAGGGGGCGTATATGCTGACGATGCGTGAGGGTGAAGGACTCCAGTCTTTTGCGTACAAGCTGGGGATTCTCACCGTTCTGAATGGCAAGTACACCTTCGAGAAGCATTTCCATGGTCTGCACTTCATCGGCACCTCTTGATTTGATCTTGGAGGCAATGGGCAAAAAGATAAGATTGGCACTGGCGACCCCATACAGGGTTGCGGTAAAGGCAACAGCAATGGCAGGTCCGAGTCCTGTGGGATCGGTCAAACTGCCAAGTACTTGAATAAGTCCCATCACGGTTCCGATGATCCCCATGGTTGGGGCGTAACCACCAGCGGATTCGAATATTTTGGCGTAGCCCTCATGTTTTTGTTCAATAGAATCGATCTCCATCTCCAGGATCTGGCGAACCACATCCTGATCGGTACCATCAACAACCATCTGAATACCGT
The nucleotide sequence above comes from Paenibacillus sp. W2I17. Encoded proteins:
- a CDS encoding ABC transporter permease, which gives rise to MNSLHIARLMIRRTLGRKMGFITFLLLPCLVVTGAVALFGSEQIARTVIPYVNEDGGVAGTWMIHELADKEEYLLKPMNNQAEVKEAIAQQKGSSGIIIPAHYTEDLLQGKPTEIQLVELRISESSYTLRAAVEGLTSGLLQSVSAVKVAAGPVSSETDILSSTQKPFEQLLQEIGKHQVAGEVTDLQIYPKPGLNNVTGFTIMFMMGLLTSAVAVIMEDRRKRTMARVYTAPVRAYEIALGNFLGSFVIGLIQIVLVLGVSRWLLHYDAGIPFGIHFMILAAFMLVSMGIASTVAGLIRNPKNANMLNSLVIMPTCMIGGCFWPISLMPDYMQKLANFVPQKWAIQAVEAISAGGTLSDITLPLLILFGMAAILLTVGSAILRPSQPGVEA
- a CDS encoding ABC transporter permease; translated protein: MNIWHICIFELRRILKIRSVVLNLFILPLLLIFILGTALSSTMGTAEDVIPDTVRVGIIHLSTESGGGSSTVNQALDTFVKSPEVAEMVRVQNFTTEEEAVHALRTDKLDFAVMIPSDFEQNVMMGKEARLQWIRGKDNTLNTLGETLFTRFTDEWNRQMAITKVLGPQVIAAMASASESGTANSTSIAVTNPGKTGTAYSASQYYAASMLAMFMLYSGMTTSTSLFGERDNKTLIRLQAAPIGNGVIFAGKIAGNSLLAFLQATTIILMTYWFYGVDWGTHPGYIVLTCVCITLASMTLGVIVALVCKSTASASATLQGIIVAMTFISGGFMPIPIDFVQRLSQFTVNHWALQSFLRMMLDAPVREIVYNILMLGVVCAVLLFISGLIYRKAGYRYE
- a CDS encoding ABC transporter ATP-binding protein, whose protein sequence is MGILEVDHVVKRYGSKLSVDHLNLSVGKGEIFGLLGPNGAGKSTTISMIAGLLNMDQGEIRLDGISVKERPLEVKRKIGLVPQDLALYETMSAAENVTFFARLYGLRGKLLKERVQESLEFVGLQDKAKDAPSTFSGGMKRRLNIACAITHRPDLIIMDEPTVGIDPQSRNHILESVRTLNKMGSTIIYTSHYMEEVAAISHRVAIMDQGRIIACGTEAELRERVASEEKVVLSTSGIVPDVVEELKLHPRVRMVDVSENTLTITLPSAQQDLQDLLFICSKHEVSIQSLKVEEPDLETLFLNLTGRTLRD
- a CDS encoding murein hydrolase activator EnvC, with the translated sequence MKKTASLLAFTLLASLTLQPSDGYAKSSISDIDQQIQQLESKAASAKQEQKKAASNKKEAQHYKNKTNAYLKVVMEQINVVSDELASVSLQIENTEEDLRTTKKDLQAAEERIVAREKLLESRVRLMYTDGAVSYLDVLLSSTSFTDFLTRADSLKTIVDQDQHLLDEHKADKQLVVDKKAELDVQYAEAKSLYAQKKQRKSQLNEKEAEKQVLLASYDAKIEESEELTQEQEDVLMQIASKRSALLQEKNKLREQQAAAAAKAKAAAAARAKAAAKTPTRVSSDSSSEVTYSSGNGIFSRPVSGGRISSGFGPRTHPITGVVGKMHAGVDFAVPQGTSVHAASGGIVIMAEWYSGYGYTVIVDHGGGLWTLYGHLREGGFKVSKGDTVSKGDTIAESGNTGNSTGPHLHFEVRDNGTAVNPMNYL
- a CDS encoding S41 family peptidase yields the protein MMKKRSALLLVIVGLLGGSLLTLVLMTYPGIANQTTAGEGLLASVTGNTQQKNDLKKIETAMDLISSNYYKDVDQTKLIDGAINGMMESLDDPYSNYMGQETAAQFEESIEGSFTGIGAEVSSQDGNVVVVSPIKGSPAEKAGIRAKDMIMSVNGESLQGLELNKAVNKIRGPKGSEAKVQVKRAGSSELIEFVIVRDDIDLETVYAHMEDGGIGVIAITQFSLNTGDRFKEELAKLEKQNMKGLVIDVRNDPGGVLQVVIDIAEQFVPKGKVIVQVEDKNGKKEQSKSNGSAKTYPVTVLMNKGSASASEILAGALQQSAGAKLIGENSFGKGTVQTSYDKQMGDGSLLKITIAKWLTPNGDWIHEKGIKPDIAVDQPDYFSVAPINKEKLPLKYDSNSTDVKSAQTMLRGLDFKPDRVDGYYDQKTEEAVKAFQKQKGIQATGQIDEKTAETLEAALIERIANPQYDAQLKRAIENVSKDISSAVSKP
- the ftsX gene encoding permease-like cell division protein FtsX, yielding MNFSTLLRHLREGFKNVFRNGWMSVASIMSIIVSLLILGVFMLLVLNVNSMANQVDSQVEISTFLELNVDENLRNTLEKEISAMPEVSEIRFVSKEEGLKEFRERLGESADNVLSGFDVDNNPLPETIEVEVIEPETVTFVAQKIEALNEKHPEKPIMKVNYGKETVEVLFKFTKLVRNIGFIFVGGLGLMSMFLISNTIRVTILARRREIGIMKLVGATNTFIRWPFFIEGALIGFIGSVITVGVLFVGYSQLMKTIGQDVFMQMLNLIPLGEIWGLFGTLLIGLGVLVGILGSTLSIRKSLNV
- a CDS encoding sensor histidine kinase; the protein is MPMRFLQYGLIIVPAVLYMLMLPLENEAVYTLYIIIALGLSVWKDFNRSSTQQWLLLLTEILWSCWLIASYGPFLLFLSLSVLYVYIYRLEGNRRWLMFAIQLVANNVALHWHYSVPQASQPGLTTLNTTTTDTTLLSTETTAMVLGNLLLLITAALSWQGSRTANSRGQLEQVYDELRSKHYELQETRAQLLLFTKQLEGVAQAEERTRISRQLHDDIGHRLIRTKMMSEAALLTLPLDMEQGTEMVRQIRDQLADSMDDMRSTLHKLQPNSYASEAYALDRLLEEVGRDTGVKTNYEVHGPSHVLYPSIQIVLFKNAKEALTNALRHGNASSITVELVFGDQEVCMSVSNDGKINPPSSKRNGIGQEGMLLRTQMVGGTLEIQSAYPYTVITRIPITNQLNIL
- a CDS encoding PDZ domain-containing protein; amino-acid sequence: MEWVWPWLTTLGEAMLQLFIQPFYYIAVILIALIYHRQLLQERKLFHVRLQSSITQTIRAVLGGILIGTIVSIVSLFLGAHLTLGSLICIWAATLILSLFRIRYLCFAYAAGLLGVLQFGLNLASGWQPSGWMGSVTETLRTLDMPALLVLAALLHMGEALLVRMQGVSMASPLLFEGKRGKLVGGYQLQQFWAIPLLILVPVTGGGAELAWNPLMNAGHSYMLVALPIMLGFGEITQSMLPGQKVQISSKRLMVYGATLLVFSLLAAWWSPLMVVAALIAFIGHEFLVWYSAFEEQNRSPVFVHPQHGLKVLAVIPESPAADLGIEAGETLYKVNGKLVHSPEELHRALRMNPAFCKLEVRNHQGESKFMQRAIYEGEHHQLGVIMAPDNHEVWAIRLRPLTLFHVINLKLFARLKKPQRDEAPLALPPAPVASDKGSVEM
- a CDS encoding response regulator transcription factor; the protein is MSERNDVNNKNDSVHPPLIRLILADDDYFIRESLKVLLGLGSGISVTGTASNGQEALELLEAGTPADVVLMDIRMPECDGVEGTKRIKARFPENQVLMLTTFDDDEYIIQALQNGACGYLLKNVPPERIIQGIKTVHNGDMLIHPDIARKLAGLLRPAAIPLTQNPIEAYGLTRMELAVAEAISEGLSNKEIAAKLFLSEGTVKNYVTDILGKLSLRDRTQIAIFMLKQ